A genome region from Sphingobacteriaceae bacterium GW460-11-11-14-LB5 includes the following:
- a CDS encoding threonine aldolase, whose protein sequence is MNNRFLDFRSDTVTKPTAGMLDAMMNAKVGDDVFGEDETVHALETKLASIFNMEAGLFCPSGTMTNQIAIKCFTQPMDEVICDQTAHVYRYEIGGIAYHSGASVRLLYGDRGILTPELIEPEINEDNIHYPNSSLVVLENTVNKGGGSCYTLSQIAPIHHLCNIKGLKLHLDGARIFNALVATGDQASEYGKYFDGISVCLSKGLGAPVGSVLLGSKQMIHKARKIRKAFGGGMRQAGFLAAAGIYALDHHVTRLKDDHAHAQALANALASTKYVKSVMPVETNIVIFEVEKGSAEKIVHQFKEKGLHCNTTSASTIRLVTHLDLSTEMIDQAIEIILHLS, encoded by the coding sequence ATGAACAACAGATTTTTAGATTTCAGGAGTGATACGGTAACCAAACCAACTGCCGGAATGTTGGATGCCATGATGAATGCAAAAGTGGGCGACGACGTTTTTGGTGAAGACGAAACGGTGCATGCATTGGAAACAAAACTGGCTTCGATCTTTAATATGGAAGCCGGATTATTTTGTCCATCCGGAACGATGACGAACCAGATTGCGATTAAGTGTTTTACCCAACCCATGGATGAGGTGATCTGCGATCAGACGGCACATGTATACCGTTACGAAATCGGGGGCATCGCGTATCATTCCGGTGCATCGGTCAGGTTGTTATATGGCGATCGCGGGATTTTGACACCAGAGCTGATTGAGCCTGAAATCAATGAAGATAATATCCACTATCCCAATTCCAGTTTGGTGGTTTTAGAAAATACCGTAAATAAAGGTGGCGGAAGCTGTTATACCTTATCGCAAATTGCACCTATCCATCACCTCTGTAACATAAAAGGATTAAAGCTGCACTTAGATGGTGCACGTATTTTTAATGCACTTGTGGCCACTGGCGATCAGGCAAGCGAATACGGCAAATATTTTGATGGTATTTCGGTTTGCCTGTCTAAAGGACTTGGAGCGCCTGTTGGTTCAGTGCTGCTGGGCAGCAAACAAATGATCCATAAAGCGCGGAAAATTAGAAAAGCTTTTGGTGGAGGCATGCGCCAGGCTGGTTTTTTAGCAGCGGCAGGTATTTATGCGCTCGATCATCACGTCACACGTTTGAAAGACGATCACGCCCATGCACAGGCTTTAGCTAATGCACTGGCCAGCACAAAATATGTAAAATCGGTCATGCCGGTTGAAACCAATATTGTTATTTTTGAAGTAGAAAAGGGATCAGCAGAGAAAATTGTACACCAGTTTAAAGAAAAAGGACTGCATTGCAATACCACCAGTGCCAGTACCATCCGTTTGGTAACACACCTGGATCTAAGTACTGAAATGATCGATCAGGCAATTGAAATAATATTACATTTGTCTTAG
- a CDS encoding riboflavin synthase, translating to MFTGIIETLGEVTAIKNDHTNIHFTISSAISHELKIDQSVAHNGVCLTVVALNDGTHTVTAIDETLNKTNLDGLKVGSKVNLERCMQMNARLDGHIVQGHVDQTAVCVKREELDGSWEYRFKYDASAGNVTVEKGSACVNGISLTVVNSQADEFSVFIIPYTFEHTNLQEVEVGDTVNLEFDIIGKYVARLMNR from the coding sequence ATGTTCACTGGAATTATAGAAACACTTGGCGAGGTTACTGCCATTAAAAACGACCATACCAATATCCACTTTACCATCTCTTCTGCAATTAGCCATGAGCTGAAAATAGACCAAAGTGTAGCCCATAATGGCGTGTGCCTCACGGTCGTGGCTTTAAATGACGGAACACATACCGTTACCGCTATTGATGAAACCTTAAATAAAACCAATCTCGACGGCCTAAAGGTGGGGAGCAAAGTTAACCTCGAACGCTGTATGCAGATGAATGCCCGTTTAGATGGCCATATTGTACAAGGTCATGTAGACCAGACAGCTGTTTGTGTAAAAAGAGAAGAGCTGGATGGTAGCTGGGAATACCGTTTTAAATACGATGCTTCAGCCGGAAATGTAACTGTAGAAAAGGGTTCTGCCTGTGTAAATGGCATTAGCTTAACCGTCGTAAATTCTCAGGCCGATGAGTTTTCGGTATTTATTATCCCTTATACTTTCGAACATACCAATTTACAGGAAGTTGAAGTTGGCGATACTGTAAATTTAGAGTTCGATATCATTGGCAAATATGTTGCCCGATTAATGAACCGGTAA
- a CDS encoding acetyl-CoA carboxylase biotin carboxylase subunit has translation MPENSKAQTPISKLLVANRGEIALRIMRSAKEMGIKTVAVFSEADRNALHVRYADEAVCIGPAPSNQSYLVGEKIIGACKLTGAEAIHPGYGFLSENAGFAQMVADAGLILVGPSPQAMETMGNKLSAKAAALKYNIPMVPGTEEAIQDVNEAKQRAIEVGFPILIKAAAGGGGKGMRIVERAEDFEEQMQLAVSEATSAFGDGAVFIERYVTSPRHIEIQVLGDNHGNIVHLFERECSVQRRHQKVIEEAPSSVLTEEIRQRMGKCAVDVARSVNYTGAGTVEFILDENLDFFFLEMNTRLQVEHPVTELITGIDLVKEQLKIASGEKLSFSQEDLKISGHAVELRVYAEDPANNFLPDIGTLQTYNTPKGNGVRVDDGFEQGMEIPIYYDPMIAKLITYGKDREEAIERMVRAIEEYDITGIETTLGFGKFVMQHEAFKTGNFDTHFVGKYFKPESLKVQDETEALIAAVIAAKLFDKKEVKLGDAAIKNSSDWRKNRLKY, from the coding sequence ATGCCCGAAAACTCCAAAGCCCAAACGCCAATCTCCAAACTCCTAGTCGCTAACCGTGGCGAAATTGCTTTGCGTATCATGCGCTCGGCGAAAGAAATGGGTATAAAAACGGTTGCCGTTTTTTCTGAAGCAGACCGTAATGCACTGCATGTACGTTATGCCGATGAGGCGGTTTGTATTGGGCCAGCACCATCTAACCAAAGTTATCTGGTAGGAGAGAAGATTATTGGTGCCTGTAAATTAACGGGAGCCGAAGCCATTCATCCCGGTTATGGATTTTTATCAGAAAATGCTGGTTTTGCACAAATGGTTGCCGATGCAGGCCTGATTTTGGTTGGTCCTTCGCCACAGGCCATGGAAACGATGGGCAATAAACTCTCGGCAAAGGCAGCAGCGCTAAAATATAACATCCCCATGGTGCCCGGAACAGAAGAAGCCATTCAGGATGTGAACGAGGCAAAACAGCGTGCCATCGAAGTCGGTTTCCCGATATTGATTAAAGCTGCTGCAGGTGGCGGAGGCAAGGGCATGCGTATTGTGGAGCGGGCTGAAGATTTTGAAGAACAAATGCAGCTTGCCGTAAGTGAAGCCACCTCAGCTTTTGGCGATGGGGCTGTTTTTATTGAACGTTATGTTACCTCACCAAGACACATCGAGATACAGGTTCTGGGCGATAACCATGGCAATATTGTTCATCTTTTTGAACGAGAATGTTCTGTGCAGCGCCGTCACCAGAAAGTGATAGAAGAGGCACCTTCGTCTGTTTTAACTGAAGAAATCAGGCAAAGGATGGGCAAGTGTGCCGTAGATGTAGCCCGTTCGGTGAATTATACCGGAGCTGGTACGGTGGAGTTTATTTTGGATGAGAACCTCGATTTCTTTTTTCTCGAAATGAATACCCGTTTGCAGGTAGAACATCCCGTAACCGAATTAATTACAGGTATAGATCTGGTAAAAGAACAGCTAAAAATTGCTTCCGGCGAAAAGCTGAGCTTTAGTCAGGAGGATTTAAAAATCAGTGGGCACGCCGTAGAACTTCGTGTTTATGCCGAAGATCCGGCCAATAATTTTTTACCTGATATTGGTACCCTGCAAACTTATAATACGCCAAAAGGCAACGGGGTAAGGGTTGATGATGGTTTTGAGCAGGGGATGGAAATCCCGATTTATTACGACCCTATGATCGCCAAACTGATTACTTATGGTAAAGACAGAGAAGAGGCCATTGAGCGCATGGTGAGGGCTATTGAAGAATATGATATTACGGGGATAGAAACTACCTTGGGTTTTGGTAAATTTGTCATGCAGCACGAGGCTTTTAAAACGGGTAATTTCGACACGCATTTTGTGGGTAAATACTTTAAGCCCGAAAGTTTAAAAGTACAGGACGAAACAGAAGCCTTAATTGCTGCTGTAATTGCTGCAAAACTATTTGATAAGAAAGAGGTGAAGTTGGGAGATGCAGCTATTAAAAATAGCTCCGACTGGAGAAAAAATAGATTGAAATATTAG